The proteins below come from a single Blastocatellia bacterium genomic window:
- a CDS encoding Gfo/Idh/MocA family oxidoreductase gives MERLGVGFIGSGFITRFHIRSWVGVRDADVRGVWSPKRANAESAAQLARDLRVGEARAFDSIEEMVASPDIDAIWLCGPNHTRLDNMEQIVRALDSGKGRLAGVACEKPLARNVAEAARMVEMVEGAGLLHGYLEDQLFTPGVVRGRQIVWARGAATTGRPYLARAAEEHSGPHMPWFWQGELQGGGVLNDMMCHSVEVARYMLTEPGKPRSSLRPTKIWAQIASLKWSRPEYAQRLKEMMGPEVDYLTRPSEDFARATVHFVDEANRPLIVEATTSWSYVGAGLRLSLELLGPEYSLSLNSLDSGPKLFFSRNVVGSAGEDIVEKQNAEQGLMPVVANEESEYGYEGENRYFAQCFLEGRQPEENFHDGLEVTRLLMAAYMSAEQERALEYPPPDLDRFIPAVARGTWKP, from the coding sequence ATGGAGAGACTGGGAGTGGGATTCATCGGCAGCGGGTTTATCACCCGCTTTCACATTCGCTCGTGGGTCGGGGTGCGCGACGCCGACGTGCGCGGCGTTTGGAGCCCGAAGCGGGCGAACGCCGAATCTGCCGCGCAACTGGCGCGCGACCTGCGCGTTGGCGAGGCGCGGGCCTTCGATTCGATTGAAGAGATGGTCGCTTCGCCCGACATTGACGCCATCTGGCTTTGTGGCCCGAATCACACACGGCTCGATAATATGGAGCAGATCGTCCGCGCCCTCGACTCGGGCAAAGGCCGGCTCGCCGGGGTCGCCTGCGAAAAGCCGCTGGCGCGCAACGTCGCCGAGGCGGCGCGCATGGTCGAGATGGTCGAAGGTGCCGGCCTGCTGCATGGCTACCTCGAAGACCAGTTGTTCACGCCGGGCGTCGTGCGCGGCAGGCAGATCGTCTGGGCGCGCGGCGCGGCGACCACAGGGCGGCCTTACCTGGCCCGCGCTGCCGAAGAACACAGCGGCCCGCATATGCCCTGGTTCTGGCAGGGCGAGTTGCAGGGCGGCGGCGTTCTCAACGACATGATGTGTCACAGCGTCGAAGTCGCGCGCTACATGCTGACCGAGCCGGGCAAGCCGCGCAGCAGTCTGCGGCCAACGAAAATCTGGGCGCAGATCGCCTCGTTGAAGTGGAGCCGGCCCGAATACGCGCAGCGCTTGAAAGAGATGATGGGTCCAGAGGTGGATTACCTGACGCGCCCATCGGAAGACTTCGCCCGCGCCACCGTGCATTTTGTTGACGAAGCCAATCGCCCGCTCATCGTCGAAGCGACCACGTCTTGGAGCTATGTCGGCGCCGGCCTGCGCCTGAGCCTGGAGTTGTTAGGGCCGGAGTATTCGTTGTCGCTCAACTCGCTCGATAGCGGCCCTAAGCTCTTCTTCAGCCGCAACGTCGTGGGCAGTGCCGGCGAGGACATCGTCGAAAAGCAGAACGCCGAGCAGGGGTTGATGCCCGTGGTTGCCAACGAAGAGTCGGAATACGGCTACGAAGGCGAGAACCGCTATTTCGCGCAGTGCTTTCTCGAAGGGCGGCAGCCGGAAGAAAACTTCCATGATGGCCTTGAAGTGACCCGGCTGCTGATGGCGGCTTACATGAGCGCCGAGCAAGAGCGCGCCCTCGAATATCCGCCGCCCGATCTCGACCGGTTCATCCCGGCGGTCGCGCGCGGCACATGGAAGCCTTGA
- a CDS encoding DUF2238 domain-containing protein: protein MTAESRKKVHLALLVSFLAILIWSVIGPKDRFTWLLETFPAMVGAVILLATYRRFELTTLLYVLIWAHAIILVVGGHYTYAEVPLFNWIRDAFHLSRNHYDRVGHFAQGFVPAMIAREFLLRRSPLEPGKLLAYIIVSICLAISAAYELLEFGVSVLTGSAGDAFLGTQGDVWDTQKDMLMALIGSITALLSLSHWHDRQLARFVDLRGKRRAAV, encoded by the coding sequence ATGACGGCTGAGTCGAGAAAGAAAGTTCACCTCGCGCTGCTGGTCAGCTTCCTGGCCATTCTGATCTGGTCAGTGATCGGCCCGAAGGACCGCTTCACATGGTTGCTTGAAACCTTCCCGGCGATGGTCGGCGCGGTGATCTTGCTTGCTACCTATCGCCGCTTCGAGCTGACGACGCTGCTTTACGTCCTCATCTGGGCGCACGCGATTATTCTAGTGGTCGGCGGTCATTACACCTACGCAGAGGTGCCGCTGTTCAACTGGATTCGCGACGCCTTTCATCTGAGCCGCAACCATTACGACCGCGTCGGCCATTTCGCGCAGGGCTTCGTGCCGGCGATGATCGCCCGCGAGTTCCTCTTGCGAAGATCGCCGCTCGAACCCGGCAAGCTGCTCGCCTACATCATCGTGAGCATCTGTCTCGCCATCAGCGCGGCGTACGAGCTGTTAGAGTTCGGCGTCTCTGTGCTGACCGGCAGCGCCGGCGACGCCTTTCTCGGAACCCAAGGCGATGTCTGGGATACGCAAAAAGACATGCTGATGGCGCTGATCGGCTCGATCACGGCCTTGCTGAGCTTAAGCCATTGGCACGACCGCCAGCTCGCGCGCTTCGTTGACCTGCGCGGCAAGCGGCGCGCGGCCGTGTGA